The sequence CTTTGAGTCAGATGCCCTGGTATCGCCGGGAAAGTGGGGCGGTTTTCAGCAGCTCTGGTGCGCATCTAGGCTTGATCCCGCCGGAGGGATTTCATTAAAAGGCGGCAGTGGTGGTGAGGGTGAAGGACGCCATCCGTAGGCCGGGAGCCGGGGAGAAGTCCGCGCCGCGGACGAAGCCCAGCCGGGTGTACAGGGCCACGGCTGGTGCGTTCGCCGCTCCCGTCGTCACGGTGACGGCGCGCCCCGGCCGCAGGTCGGCCAGTACGTGGCCCAGCAGCAGCGAGGCGATGCCCCGTCGGAACCAGGCCGGGGCCACGCAGAGGCGGTCGACGCAGACGCCGCCGTCCTCGGCGTCCTCCCAGGCGAGGAATCCGGCGAGCTCCCCGGTCGCGGAGACGGCCCCGACCCAGTTCAGGTCCTGCGCCCGCATCTCGGCGAGGCTCTCGCTCAGCGCGGGGATGCCGTCGAAGCCGATCAGCTCCGCCTCCACCGCGTACGCGGCCAGCCCGATCCGGTGCACGACGACCGCCGTGGCGTCGTCGCTCAGGTCCAGCGGGCGTATCTGCGGGCTCGGCACAGGCATATACGGGTCCCTCCGGGGAGTCGGGCGGCCGGGACCACGCTAGCGAATTCCAGCCCCGCCGGCGTTTGAGGCGCGGGGCCCGGGGCGGAGCCCCGGCAGCGGCGCCGCGCCTTCGGCCCGGGGGCGAGGCTTCGGGTGGGGCGGCCCCACCTGGTAACCGTTTAGCGGCGCGGCCACTCCGCTCGGTACGATTCAGGCGCGCAGTGTTCGCTCGCGCACCCCCTGAGTCAGGAGAGACCGGTGTCAGACGTCCGTGTGATCATCCAACGCGATTCCGAGCGGGACGAGCGCGTGGTGGCCACGGGCACTACGGCGGCCGAGCTCTTCGCCGGCGAGCGCACCATCGTGGCCGCGCGCGTCGCAGGTGAGCTGAAGGACCTCAGCTACGAGGTGAAGGACGGCGAGACCGTCGAGCCGGTGGAGATCTCCTCCGAGGACGGCCTCAACATCCTGCGGCACTCGACCGCGCACGTCATGGCGCAGGCCGTGCAGGAGCTCTTCCCCGAGGCCAAGCTGGGCATCGGCCCGCCGGTCCAGAACGGCTTCTACTACGACTTCGACGTGGCGAAGCCCTTCACTCCCGAGGACCTCAAGGTCATCGAGAAGAAGATGCAGGAGATCCAGAAGCGCGGGCAGAAGTTCGCCCGCCGCGTGGTCTCCGACGAGGCGGCCCGCGAGGAGCTCGCCGACGAGCCGTACAAGCTGGAGCTCATCGGCATCAAGGGTTCGGCCTCGACCGACGACGGCGCGAACGTCGAGGTGGGCGGCGGCGAGCTGACCATCTACGACAACCTCGACGCGAAGACCGGCGAGCTGTGCTGGAAGGACCTCTGCCGCGGCCCCCACCTGCCCACCACCCGCAACATCCCGGCCTTCAAGCTGATGCGCAACGCGGCCGCCTACTGGCGCGGCAGCGAGAAGAACCCGATGCTCCAGCGCATCTACGGCACCGCGTGGCCCTCGAAGGAGGAGCTGAAGGCGCACCTCGACTTCCTCGCCGAGGCCGAGAAGCGCGATCACCGCAAGCTCGGCAACGAGCTGGACCTCTTCTCCATCCCGGACGAGATCGGCTCCGGCCTCGCCGTCTTCCACCCCCGCGGCGGCATCATCCGCCGGGTCATGGAGGACTACTCGCGCCGCCGGCACGAGGAGGAGGGCTACGAGTTCGTCTACTCCCCGCACGCCACCAAGGGCGCCCTCTTCGAGAAGAGCGGGCACCTGGACTGGTACGCGGAGGGCATGTACCCCCCCATGCAGCTCGACGGTGGTACCGACTACTACCTCAAGCCCATGAACTGCCCGATGCACAACCTGATCTTCGACGCGCGCGGCCGCTCCTACCGCGAGCTGCCGCTGCGCCTGTTCGAGTTCGGCACCGTGTACCGGTACGAGAAGTCGGGCGTCGTGCACGGCCTGACCCGCGCCCGGGGCTTCACCCAGGACGACGCGCACATCTACTGCACCCGTGAGCAGATGGCGGAGGAGCTCGACCGCACGCTCACCTTCGTGCTGAACCTGCTGCGCGACTACGGTCTGACCGACTTCTACCTCGAGCTGTCGACCAAGGACCCGGAGAAGTTCGTCGGCTCGGACGAGGTCTGGGAAGAGGCCACCGCCGTCCTCCAGCAGGTCGCCGAGAAGCAGGGCCTCCCGCTGACCCCCGACCCGGGCGGCGCGGCCTTCTACGGCCCGAAGATCTCCGTGCAGGCGCGGGACGCCATCGGCCGCACCTGGCAGATGTCGACCGTCCAGCTCGACTTCAACCTGCCGGAGCGCTTCGACCTGGAGTACACCGGCCCGGACGGCTCCCGCCAGCGCCCGGTCATGATCCACCGCGCGCTGTTCGGCTCCATCGAGCGGTTCTTCGCGGTGCTGCTGGAGCACTACGCGGGCGCCATGCCGCCGTGGCTCGCCCCGGTCCAGGCGGTCGGCATCCCGATCGGCGACGGGCACGTGGAGTACCTCCAGGAGTTCGCCGCCGAGGCGAAGAAGAAGGGTCTGCGGGTCGAGGTGGACGCCTCCTCCGACCGCATGCAGAAGAAGATCCGCAACCACCAGAAGCTCAAGGTCCCTTTCATGATCATCGTCGGCGACGAGGACATGGCCGCGGGCACGGTCTCCTTCCGCTACCGCGACGGTTCGCAGGAGAACGGCGTTCCGCGTGACCAGGCGCTGGCGAAGCTGGTCAAGGTCGTCGAGGACCGCGTCCAGGTCTGATCCCGGACGCGCGGCCTAGCCGTACCGAGCCGTACCGAGGGCCCCCGGAAAGTGATCGCTTTCCGGGGGCCTTCCTCGTACGCGCAGGCGAGGTCATATGCTGCATGCCATGACGATTCAGCCGGAGCAGCAGATCGGTGTGGGCACGCAGGACGCGTTCCAGCGGCTGTGGACGCCCCACCGGATGGCGTACATCCAGGGGGAGAACAAGCCGACCGGCCCGGAGGCCGGGGACGGCTGTCCCTTCTGCGGGATTCCGGAGATGACCGACCAGGACGGCCTGGTGGTGGCCCGGGGCAAGCACGTGTACGCCGTGCTGAACCTGTACCCGTACAACGGCGGGCATCTGATGGTCGTCCCGTACCGGCACGTCGCCGACTACACCGAGCTCGACGGCCCCGAGACGGCCGAGCTGGCGGACCTCACCAAGCGGGCCATGGTCGCGCTGCGCAAGGCGTCCGGGGCGCACGGTTTCAACATCGGCATGAACCAGGGCGCGGCCGCCGGCGCGGGCATCGCCGCGCACCTGCACCAGCACATCGTGCCCCGCTGGGGCGGGGACACGAACTTCATGCCGGTGGTCGGCCACACCAAGGTGCTGCCCCAACTGCTCGCGGACACGCGGCAGATGCTCGCGGACTCCTGGCCCACGGACTGACGGACGCCCGGCCCGCGCACTGCCCCGGGCCGGGCCGGGCCGCCCGGCCTGACCGGCCGGGCGGGTCCTGCTAAGCGTCGTACACGTCCGCCTTGCGCGGTGAGGGCTCCTGGATGAGGCCGCTCATGATCGAGGACCGGTTGGTGAAGCGGTCGGTGTCGACGCCGTTCTCCTCCAGGACCTTGAAGGTGGCGGCGTGCACCGACCTCAGGACCGGGGCCACGGTGCGCAGCGCGTCGTCCGCCATGAAGCGGTGGCGCCACATCGAGCCGGCCCACACGTGGCGCAGGCCGAACGGCTCGGGCAGGACCAGCTTGCCGCCGAAGAAGTCGAGGATCGGCGGGAACCAGCTCAGCGGGGCCCGTACGGCGAGGCGTACGACCTCCTGCGCGTCCACCAGCGGCAGCCGGCGCTCCACGGTCTCCCAGAAGCGGATGCTCTTGGGCACCTCCACCACCGGGGCCGCGGACTTCGTGGTGAACAGGCCGTGTACGGGGCCCAGGGCGTGCGCGGTGACGTCCACCCGCAGCGTCTTGTAGAGCACGGTGACGGTGACCAGCATGTTGATGACGAGCTGGCCGTCCCAGAGCGGGTACTGGATGCCCAGGTAGTGCCGGTTGCCGGCGCTGAACTGCTGCTCGTTGCAGATCCGGGTGATCTCGTGCGGCTTGATCAGGAAGTTGTCGGTGTTCTCGCCGGTGGGGCGGGCCACCTCGCCGGCGCCCTCGCCGATCGGGGTGACGATCCAGTGCTGGAGGGCGGCCGCCGGGAAGCCGCCGGTGTGCAGGGGGCCGCGTTCCAGCTTGCGCAGCTGGGTGTCGATCGCGCGTATGACGTCCCAGCTGCGGAAGGGGTGGATCTCGGCGCCCTCGGTCTTGGGGACGAGCTCTTCGGCCATCTGCCAGCTGCCCCAGCGGGTGCCCATGCCGAGTATGCCCTTGGGGCCCGCGTAGAAGACGTGGTTGCTGCGGTCCTCGGCGGTCAGCTTGGCGAGCTGGTGGCGCAGGTCCTCGCGGGCCTTCTCGTCCGGGTTGCCGGGTACCGCCTCCGGGATCTTGGCGCCGATCCCGTCACCGGCCAGCAGCCCGTCCCAGCGGGCGCGCAGGTCGGCGGCGGTGGACTCGCAGATCCGGCGGGCGAGCAGCCAGCCCAGGGCCGGGGCGATGATCATGCCGCGCAGGTAGAGGCCGAGGAAGCCGGTGAACGGCAGCCTGAACATCAGAACGGCCGCCACGACGCCCACGCCGACCAGGACCGCGGTGCCGAGCCAGGACGCGTTCTTCTTCTCGGAGGAGGCCAGGCTCTTGCGGAGCTGGAACAGGCCCAGCCACAGCAGCAGGCCGGGGAGGAAGACCACACCGCAGACGAGCACGATCAGGCGGAGCTTGCCGTCGCGCTCCTTGCGGATGCGGGAGGCGGCCAGGCAGTGCTCCACGACGGTCTGCGGGTCGGAGCCGAAGGACTGGATGAGCGGCTTGCGGCCGGAGCCGAGGGTGCGGGCCTCGACGGCGCGGCAGAAGGCCTCGCCGAGGTTGGGCTCGAAGAGGGAGATCTTCGGGGGCTTGACCGTGGCGGGGTGGTTCGCGCTGTTGGCATCGAGGATCTTCGCCAGTTTGGTGTCCTTCCCGCCGTCGCGGTACGCAGCCGAGGCCAATGCGTTGGTCGCCGCAGTCTGGCCGCCGCCCCCCTGGAGCGGAATCTGCGCCCCGGGCCTGAAGTCGAATCCGTCGTCCGCCACCGCTGCCCCCATCGCTGTGCGTTCGTGCTCTTTTGGTGCGCCGATGAGCCTATCGGCGGATCCCGCCCCATGGTCATGGGACAGGGAAATGCCGCCCACCGCAAGCTGGTTGGGTGGGCGGCGGCCGCCGCCCCCTCGGCGGCCTCCGTACGGCTATGCCAACTAGCTTCCTTTCTCCGCCTGTTCGCGCACCTTCTCCGCGACCTGAGGGGGCATCGGCTCGTGGCGGGCGTAGGACCGGGCGAAGCGGCCGGTGCCGTGCGAGACGGAGCGCAGCTCGATGGCGTAGCGGCCGATCTCGATCTCGGGGATCTCGGCCCGGACCCGGGTCCGCCCGGATCCGGCCTGCTCGGTGCCCACGACGCGGCCGCGGCGGCCGGCGAGGTCGCTCATGACGGGGCCGACGTACTCGTCGGGCACCAGGACGGAGAGCTCGGCGACGGGTTCGAGGAGGTGGATGGCGGCCTCGGCGGCGGCCTCGCGCAGGGCGAGGGCGCCTGCGGTCTGGAAGGCGGCGTCGGAGGAGTCCACCGAGTGGGCCTTGCCGTCGAGGAGGGTGATGCGCACGTCGACCAGCGGGTAGCCGGCCGAGACCCCGCGGGCGGCCTGGGCGCGTACGCCCTTCTCCACGGACGGGATGAACTGCCGGGGCACGGAGCCGCCGACGACCTTGTCGACGAACTCGACTCCGCTGCCGGGCGGGAGCGGCTCGACCTCGATCTCGCAGATCGCGAACTGGCCGTGGCCGCCGGACTGTTTGACGTGGCGGCCGCGTCCGGCGGCCTTGGCGCCGAAGGTCTCGCGCAGGCTCACCTTGTGCGGTACGGGGTCCACCTGGACCCCGTAGCGGGTGCGCAGCCGCTCCAGGGCGACGTCCTGGTGGGCCTCGCCGAGGCACCACAGGACGACCTGGTGGGTGTGCGGGTTCTGCTCCAGCCGCATGGTGGGGTCCTCGGCGACCAGCCGGGCCAGGCCCTGGGAGAGCTTGTCCTCGTCGGCCTTGCTGTGGGCCTCGATGGCGAGGGGGAGCAGCGGGTCGGGCATGGTCCAGGGCTCCATCAGGAGCGGGTCGTCCTTGGCGGAGAGGGTGTCGCCCGTCTCGGCGCGGGTGAGTTTGGCCACGCAGGCGAGGTCGCCGGCGATGCACCGGGTGAGGGTGCGCTGCTGTTTGCCGAAGGGAGAGCTGAGGGCGCCGATCCGCTCGTCGACATCGTGGTCCTCGTGCCCGCGGTCGGCGAGCCCGTGCCCGGAGACGTGGACGGTCTCCTCGGGGCGCAGGGTGCCGGAGAAGACGCGGACGAGGGAGACGCGGCCGACGTAGGGGTCGGAGGAGGTCTTGACGACCTCGGCGAGCAGGGGGCCGTCGGGGTCGCAGGTGACTTCGGGGCGGGCGGCGCCGTCGGGGGCGGTGACGGTGACGGGGGCGCGTTCCAGCGGGGTGGGGAAGCCGCCGGTGACCAGTTCGAGGAGTTCCACGGTGCCGAGGCCCTGACGGGCCCCGTCGGTGGCGGGTGCGGCCATCAGGACGGGGTGGAAGGTGCCGCGGGCGACGGCGCGCTCCAGGTCGTCGACGAGGGTCTTGAGGTCGATGTCCTCGCCGCCGAGGTAGCGGTCCATGAGGCCCTCGTCCTCGCTCTCGGCGATGATCCCCTCGATGAGGCGGGACCGGGCGGCGGTGATGAGGTCGAGCTCCGCGGGGTCCGGTTCGCGTTCGGTGCGTTCCCCGGAGGCGTACTCGTAGACCCGCTGGGAGAGCAGGCCGAGCAGGCCGGTGACGGGGGAGTGGCCGTCGGCGGCGGCCGGTCCGTGCAGGGGGAGGTACAGCGGGACGACGGCGTCGGGGTCCTCCGCGCCGAAGATCTCGCCGCAGACGGTGGCCATCTGGGTGTAGTCGGCGCGGGCCGCCTCCAGGTGGGTGACGACGATGGCACGGGGCATGCCGACGGCCTCGCACTCGTCCCAGACCATGCGGGTGGCCCCGGAGAGGCCTTCGGCGCCGTCCGCGGCCGAGACGACGAAAAGGGCCGCGTCCGCTGCGCGCAGACCGGCCCTGAGTTCCCCGACGAAGTCGGCGTATCCGGGGGTGTCCAGAATGTTGATCTTGATTCCGCCCCATTCGACGGGGACGAGGGAGAGCTGGACGGAGCGCTGTCGCCGGTGCTCGATCTCGTCGTAGTCCGAGACGGTGGCGCCGTCCTCGACCCGGCCCGCCCGGTTGACCGCGCCCGCGGTCAGGGCGAGGGCCTCGACCAGCGTGGTCTTGCCGGATCCGCTGTGGCCGACCAGCACGACGTTCCGTACGGAGGACGGTCGGTCGGCCGTCAGTGCCCTGCCGGCGGCTCCGGCTTGGTGAGATGTGGCTCCCATGGTTCTCGTGCCTCCCGGTGGTGACGGTGAGGAGGGTTCCGTCGAAGAGGAATACGCGGTTCTTTGAGCTTTGCACTGGTGTCACACCGCGTCCATACGTCGTACCGGTGGCGTACCGGAGACCGCCCGGGGGCGGTCCGTGACGTGAAGTACGTCTTACGCGGCACGAACCGGTGGGTGCGCGGCGTCCGGGCGGCGGCGTGCTGGCTACGATGGGCCAGCCGGTGGCCGTGGTGGCCGTGCGGCCCAGCGACCCTCCGGGAAGGCCATGCTGAACAAGTACGCGCGTGCATTCTTCACGCGTGTTCTCACGCCATTCGCCGCATTTCTGCTCCGGCGGGGGGTGAGCCCGGACGCGGTCACCCTGATCGGCACGGCCGGAGTGGTGGCGGGAGCGCTGGTCTTCTTCCCCCGGGGCGAGTTCTTCTGGGGCACGATCACCATCACCCTCTTCGTCTTCTCCGACCTGGTGGACGGGAACATGGCCCGCCAGGCCGGTGTCTCCAGCCGGTGGGGGGCCTTCCTCGACTCCACCCTCGACCGGGTGGCCGACGCGGCGATCTTCGGAGGACTCGCACTCTGGTACGCCGGCTCCGGCAACGACAACGTGCTCTGCGCGGTGACGATCTTCTGCCTGGCCAGCGGCCAGGTGGTCTCGTACACGAAGGCGCGCGGGGAGTCGATCGGGCTGCCGGTGGCCGTCAACGGGCTCATCGAGCGGGCCGAGCGGCTGGTGATCTCGCTGGTCGCGGCCGGCCTGTCCGGGCTCCAGACCTTCGGGGTGCCGTCCTGGATCGGGGTGCTCCTGCCGATCGCCCTGTGGATCGTGGCGGTCGGCTCGCTGGTCACGCTGATCCAGCGGGTGGTCACCGTACGACGTGAGTCGGCCGAGGCCGACGCGGCCGCGGCCGCCGCCGAAGGGGGCGCCGCCTGATGGGCAAGGCACAGGACAAGCTGGTCGACGGGCTCTACGGGCTCGGCTGGGCCGGCGTCAAGAAGCTCCCCGAGCCCGCGGCGGTGGCCCTCGGCCGCCGGATCGCCGACTTCGCGTGGAAGCGGCGCGGCAAGAGCGTGCTGCGGCTGGAGTCCAATCTGGCCCGGGTGGTGCCGGACGCGGGTCCGGAGCGGCTGCGCGAGCTGTCGCAGGCGGGCATGCGCTCGTACATGCGGTACTGGATGGAGTCCTTCCGGCTGCCGACCATGGACCCGCGGCGGTTCGGCGTGGACGTCGAGATGAAGGACGACCACATCCTGCGCGAGGCCCTGGCCTCCGGGCGCGGGGTCGTCGTCGCCCTGCCGCACCTGGCCAACTGGGACCTCGCCGGGGCCTGGGCCATCGGCCACATCGGCGTGCCGTTCACCACGGTCGCCGAGCGGCTCAAGCCCGAGAGCCTCTACGACCGCTTCGTGGCCTACCGCGAGAGCCTGGGCATGGAGGTGCTGCCGCACAGCGGGGGCGCCGCCTTCGGCACCCTCGCCCGCAGGCTCCGCTCCGGCGGCCTGGTCTGCCTGGTCGCGGACCGGGACCTGTCGGCCTCCGGGGTCGAGGTGGACTTCTTCGGCTCCACGGCGCGCATGCCGGCCGGGCCGGCGCTGCTGGCCCAGCAGACGGGGGCGGTCCTGCTCCCGGCGACCCTCTACTACGGGGACACGCCGAAGATGTACGGCCGCATCCACCCCGAGGTGGAGGTGCCGAAGACCGGTACCCGGACCGAGAAGACCACGGTCATGACCCAGGCCGTCGCGGACGCCTTCGCGTGGGGCATCGCCGAGCACCCGGAGGACTGGCACATGCTGCAGCGGCTGTGGCTGGACGATCTGACCGACCAGGGGGAGCGCCCGTAGTGAAGATCGGCATCGTGTGCCCGTACTCGTGGGACGTGCCCGGCGGCGTCCAGTTCCACATCCGGGACCTGGCGGAGCACCTGATCCGGCTCGGCCACGAGGTGTCGGTACTGGCCCCGGCGGACGACGAGACCCCGCTGCCGCCGTACGTGGTCTCGGCGGGGCGGGCGGTGCCGGTGCCGTACAACGGCTCGGTGGCCCGGCTGAACTTCGGCTTCCTCTCGGCGGCCAGGGTGCGGCGCTGGCTGCACGACGGCACCTTCGACGTGATCCACATCCACGAGCCCGCCGCGCCCTCGCTGGGGCTGCTGTCCTGCTGGGCGGCGCAGGGGCCGATCGTGGCCACCTTCCACACCTCGAACCCGAGGTCGCGGGCGATGATCGCCGCGTACCCGATCCTCCAGCCGGCGCTGGAGAAGATCAGCGCGCGGATCGCCGTGAGCGAGTACGCGCGGCGCACGCTGGTGGAGCACCTCGGCGGGGACGCAGTGGTGATCCCGAACGGCGTGGACGTGGGATTCTTCGCGTCGGCCGAGCCCAAGGCGGAGTGGGGCGGGCAGACGCTCGGCTTCATCGGCCGCATCGACGAGCCGCGCAAGGGCCTGCCGGTGCTGATGGCGGCCTTCCCGAAGATCGTGGAGGCCTGCCCGGAGGTACGGCTGCTGGTAGCGGGCCGCGGTGACGAGGAGGAGGCGGCGGCCTCCCTCCCGGTGGACCTCCGCTCCCGGGTCGAGTTCCTTGGCATGGTCTCGGACGAGGACAAGGCACGGCTGCTGCGCAGCGTGGACGTGTACGTCGCCCCGAACACGGGCGGCGAGAGCTTCGGCATCATCCTCGTCGAGGCCCTGTCGGCGGGCGCGACGGTACTGGCCTCGGACCTGGACGCCTTCGCCCAGGTGCTCGACC comes from Streptomyces sp. NBC_01408 and encodes:
- a CDS encoding N-acetyltransferase, whose amino-acid sequence is MPVPSPQIRPLDLSDDATAVVVHRIGLAAYAVEAELIGFDGIPALSESLAEMRAQDLNWVGAVSATGELAGFLAWEDAEDGGVCVDRLCVAPAWFRRGIASLLLGHVLADLRPGRAVTVTTGAANAPAVALYTRLGFVRGADFSPAPGLRMASFTLTTTAAF
- the thrS gene encoding threonine--tRNA ligase, whose amino-acid sequence is MSDVRVIIQRDSERDERVVATGTTAAELFAGERTIVAARVAGELKDLSYEVKDGETVEPVEISSEDGLNILRHSTAHVMAQAVQELFPEAKLGIGPPVQNGFYYDFDVAKPFTPEDLKVIEKKMQEIQKRGQKFARRVVSDEAAREELADEPYKLELIGIKGSASTDDGANVEVGGGELTIYDNLDAKTGELCWKDLCRGPHLPTTRNIPAFKLMRNAAAYWRGSEKNPMLQRIYGTAWPSKEELKAHLDFLAEAEKRDHRKLGNELDLFSIPDEIGSGLAVFHPRGGIIRRVMEDYSRRRHEEEGYEFVYSPHATKGALFEKSGHLDWYAEGMYPPMQLDGGTDYYLKPMNCPMHNLIFDARGRSYRELPLRLFEFGTVYRYEKSGVVHGLTRARGFTQDDAHIYCTREQMAEELDRTLTFVLNLLRDYGLTDFYLELSTKDPEKFVGSDEVWEEATAVLQQVAEKQGLPLTPDPGGAAFYGPKISVQARDAIGRTWQMSTVQLDFNLPERFDLEYTGPDGSRQRPVMIHRALFGSIERFFAVLLEHYAGAMPPWLAPVQAVGIPIGDGHVEYLQEFAAEAKKKGLRVEVDASSDRMQKKIRNHQKLKVPFMIIVGDEDMAAGTVSFRYRDGSQENGVPRDQALAKLVKVVEDRVQV
- a CDS encoding HIT domain-containing protein translates to MLHAMTIQPEQQIGVGTQDAFQRLWTPHRMAYIQGENKPTGPEAGDGCPFCGIPEMTDQDGLVVARGKHVYAVLNLYPYNGGHLMVVPYRHVADYTELDGPETAELADLTKRAMVALRKASGAHGFNIGMNQGAAAGAGIAAHLHQHIVPRWGGDTNFMPVVGHTKVLPQLLADTRQMLADSWPTD
- a CDS encoding elongation factor G-like protein EF-G2, with amino-acid sequence MGATSHQAGAAGRALTADRPSSVRNVVLVGHSGSGKTTLVEALALTAGAVNRAGRVEDGATVSDYDEIEHRRQRSVQLSLVPVEWGGIKINILDTPGYADFVGELRAGLRAADAALFVVSAADGAEGLSGATRMVWDECEAVGMPRAIVVTHLEAARADYTQMATVCGEIFGAEDPDAVVPLYLPLHGPAAADGHSPVTGLLGLLSQRVYEYASGERTEREPDPAELDLITAARSRLIEGIIAESEDEGLMDRYLGGEDIDLKTLVDDLERAVARGTFHPVLMAAPATDGARQGLGTVELLELVTGGFPTPLERAPVTVTAPDGAARPEVTCDPDGPLLAEVVKTSSDPYVGRVSLVRVFSGTLRPEETVHVSGHGLADRGHEDHDVDERIGALSSPFGKQQRTLTRCIAGDLACVAKLTRAETGDTLSAKDDPLLMEPWTMPDPLLPLAIEAHSKADEDKLSQGLARLVAEDPTMRLEQNPHTHQVVLWCLGEAHQDVALERLRTRYGVQVDPVPHKVSLRETFGAKAAGRGRHVKQSGGHGQFAICEIEVEPLPPGSGVEFVDKVVGGSVPRQFIPSVEKGVRAQAARGVSAGYPLVDVRITLLDGKAHSVDSSDAAFQTAGALALREAAAEAAIHLLEPVAELSVLVPDEYVGPVMSDLAGRRGRVVGTEQAGSGRTRVRAEIPEIEIGRYAIELRSVSHGTGRFARSYARHEPMPPQVAEKVREQAEKGS
- the pgsA gene encoding phosphatidylinositol phosphate synthase, whose amino-acid sequence is MLNKYARAFFTRVLTPFAAFLLRRGVSPDAVTLIGTAGVVAGALVFFPRGEFFWGTITITLFVFSDLVDGNMARQAGVSSRWGAFLDSTLDRVADAAIFGGLALWYAGSGNDNVLCAVTIFCLASGQVVSYTKARGESIGLPVAVNGLIERAERLVISLVAAGLSGLQTFGVPSWIGVLLPIALWIVAVGSLVTLIQRVVTVRRESAEADAAAAAAEGGAA
- a CDS encoding phosphatidylinositol mannoside acyltransferase, which codes for MGKAQDKLVDGLYGLGWAGVKKLPEPAAVALGRRIADFAWKRRGKSVLRLESNLARVVPDAGPERLRELSQAGMRSYMRYWMESFRLPTMDPRRFGVDVEMKDDHILREALASGRGVVVALPHLANWDLAGAWAIGHIGVPFTTVAERLKPESLYDRFVAYRESLGMEVLPHSGGAAFGTLARRLRSGGLVCLVADRDLSASGVEVDFFGSTARMPAGPALLAQQTGAVLLPATLYYGDTPKMYGRIHPEVEVPKTGTRTEKTTVMTQAVADAFAWGIAEHPEDWHMLQRLWLDDLTDQGERP
- a CDS encoding glycosyltransferase family 4 protein, whose product is MKIGIVCPYSWDVPGGVQFHIRDLAEHLIRLGHEVSVLAPADDETPLPPYVVSAGRAVPVPYNGSVARLNFGFLSAARVRRWLHDGTFDVIHIHEPAAPSLGLLSCWAAQGPIVATFHTSNPRSRAMIAAYPILQPALEKISARIAVSEYARRTLVEHLGGDAVVIPNGVDVGFFASAEPKAEWGGQTLGFIGRIDEPRKGLPVLMAAFPKIVEACPEVRLLVAGRGDEEEAAASLPVDLRSRVEFLGMVSDEDKARLLRSVDVYVAPNTGGESFGIILVEALSAGATVLASDLDAFAQVLDQGGAGELFTNEDPDALAAAAIGLLRDPARRTELSARGSAHVRRFDWSTVGADILAVYETVTDGAAAVAADERVPLRTRLGFSRDA